Proteins co-encoded in one Gossypium arboreum isolate Shixiya-1 chromosome 11, ASM2569848v2, whole genome shotgun sequence genomic window:
- the LOC108473771 gene encoding uncharacterized protein LOC108473771: protein MRIRNQGTAEPATTRKTPPTRKSAAKTSSGCTAAAAESTALKTAGTKQASAAKAKQMEKNEISTVIIDGSDSNLEGSAVEEVKSSPEATRLTPESKATPGTKLVSKRTPGRPKRAVSAKGKAVSVVNSEGTANEKVLESPNKVEMEHQKVKEREKIEETGKSKLEEKVPCDGSIEEYVAKEDSLLVSGTDRKIVDLNVKEGRKDKLSGEDVQMEQDRYGSFDDEFEYSDRVDFGDHDDEVLADDDVDDPIEETEALEEECKELTAIAKEHKIKKECEIFVGGLDRDAVEEDLRQVFEKIGEVVEVRLHKNPITNKNKGYAFVKFSNKEHAKHALLEMKNPVICGKRCGTAPSEDNDTLFLGNICNTWTKEAIKQNLKVYGIEGVENITLVPDVQHEGLSRGFAFLEFSCHADAMLAYKRLQKPDVVFGHPERTAKVAFAEPLREPDPEIMATVKTVFLDSLPPHWDEDRVREKLKGYGEIVRIVLARNMSTAKRKDFGFVDFSTHKAATACVDGVNNTQLGDGSSKAKVRARLSNPMPKTQAIKGGMSGGFRIGSGGNGTFSRFGRTVGQVGHRFNSKGFQHGRYYHQNERGRTSTNEHDFDNRYSEFHRQQVMGGRRGSYGDGYRTPSRAAAFVSPSRYNLRRSWYDGPERAWREHAPPRRQPFSPQRAFDQPYGGQQYDDPYYYDESAHSMKRPFYMTDHDPEYMEPPRFRPRMDHPYPEVTFHETRHRDPHHAAGSGLYSHDYFVSDYDAYPPYYRDHSYGGSY, encoded by the exons ATGAGAATCCGGAATCAGGGTACAGCCGAACCGGCGACTACAAGAAAGACGCCGCCGACGAGGAAGTCTGCTGCGAAAACTTCATCGGGATGTACAGCTGCTGCGGCGGAATCCACGGCTCTGAAAACGGCGGGAACAAAGCAGGCCTCCGCTGCTAAAGCGAAGCAAATGGAGAAAAATGAAATTTCAACTGTGATTATCGACGGCTCTGATTCTAATCTTGAAGGATCAGCAG tTGAAGAAGTGAAGTCATCACCTGAAGCTACAAGACTGACACCGGAGAGCAAAGCTACACCAGGCACTAAATTAGTTTCAAAGCGAACACCTGGAAGACCTAAACGTGCTGTTTCTGCGAAAGGGAAAGCTGTCTCCGTAGTGAATTCTGAGGGAACAGCCAATGAGAAGGTTTTGGAATCACCAAATAAGGTAGAAATGGAGCACCAAAAggtaaaagaaagagaaaaaattgAAGAAACTGGAAAGTCCAAACTGGAGGAGAAAGTACCATGTGATGGGAGCATTGAAGAGTATGTAGCTAAAGAGGATTCACTTCTAGTAAGCGGGACAGATCGCAAAATTGTGGACCTTAATGTAAAAGAAGGCAGGAAAGATAAGTTGAGTGGAGAAGATGTGCAAATGGAACAAGATAGGTATGGCAGTTTCGATGATGAGTTTGAGTACAGTGACAGAGTGGACTTTGGGGACCACGATGATGAAGTACTTGCAGATGATGATGTAGATGACCCTATTGAAGAAACTGAGGCATTGGAGGAGGAGTGCAAAGAACTAACTGCTATTGCAAAAGAACATAAAATTAAGAAAGAGTGTGAGATTTTTGTTGGTGGATTGGATCGAGATGCTGTTGAGGAGGACTTGAGACAGGTTTTTGAGAAAATTGGTGAGGTGGTTGAAGTTAGGTTGCATAAGAATCCGATAACCAACAAGAATAAGGGATATGCTTTTGTGAAATTTTCAAATAAAGAACATGCAAAGCATGCCTTGTTAGAAATGAAGAACCCGGTT ATTTGTGGGAAACGATGTGGGACGGCACCTAGTGAAGACAATGACACATTGTTTTTGGGAAATATTTGCAATACATGGACAAAAGAAGCT ATCAAACAAAACCTTAAAGTGTATGGTATTGAAGGAGTTGAGAATATTACTCTTGTCCCAGATGTTCAACATGAAGGGTTGAGCCGTGGTTTTGCATTTTTAGAGTTCTCTTGCCATGCTGATGCAATGCTTGCATACAAGAGACTACAGAAGCCTGATGTTGTATTTGGACACCCTGAGAGAACTGCTAAAGTAGCTTTTGCTGAACCGTTGCGGGAGCCTGATCCAGAGATAATGGCCACAGTAAAAACTGTATTTCTTGATTCACTTCCTCCTCATTGGGATGAAGATCGTGTAAGGGAAAAACTCAAAGGTTATGGAGAGATAGTGCGAATTGTATTGGCCCGGAACATGTCAACTGCTAAGAGAAAAGACTTTGGATTTGTTGATTTCTCCACCCATAAAGCTGCTACAGCTTGTGTAGATGGTGTGAATAATACACAACTGGGTGATGGGAGCTCAAAG GCAAAAGTCAGAGCAAGGCTATCGAACCCTATGCCTAAAACACAAGCTATTAAGGGGGGAATGTCTGGTGGGTTTCGAATTGGAAGTGGTGGCAATGGCACATTTTCAAGATTTG GGAGAACCGTTGGCCAGGTTGGACATCGCTTTAACTCGAAAGGTTTCCAACATGGCCGGTATTACCATCAAAATGAACGTGGTCGAACTAGTACAAATGAGCATGACTTTGACAATCGATATTCTGAGTTCCATCGGCAGCAAGTTATGG GTGGAAGGAGGGGCTCTTATGGGGATGGTTATCGCACACCCAGTAGAGCTGCCGCATTTGTTAGCCCTTCAAGATATAATTTGCGTAGGTCTTGGTATGATGGCCCTGAAAGGGCATGGAGGGAGCATGCTCCGCCTAGGAGGCAACCGTTTTCTCCTCAACGAGCCTTTGATCAACCTTATGGGGGGCAGCAATATGATGACCCTTATTATTATGATGAAAGTGCACATAGCATGAAGAGGCCATTTTATATGACA GACCATGATCCTGAATACATGGAGCCTCCTAGATTCCGTCCTCGAATGGATCATCCTTATCCAGAAGTTACATTTCATGAAACCCGCCATCGTG ATCCTCATCATGCAGCTGGTAGTGGTCTCTACTCCCATGATTATTTTGTTTCTGAT TATGATGCATATCCCCCGTATTATCGGGATCATTCCTATGGAGGCAGCTACTAG
- the LOC108474160 gene encoding GDP-mannose 4,6 dehydratase 1, with amino-acid sequence MATENNSSRVGSGSGSHSVNGDAAPDRKIALITGITGQDGSYLTEFLLNKGYEVHGLIRRSSNFNTQRINHIYIDPHNAHKARMKLHYADLTDASSLRRWLDTIRPDEVYNLAAQSHVAVSFEIPDYTADVVATGALRLLEAVRSHIAATGRTHIKYYQAGSSEMFGSTPPPQSEHTPFHPRSPYAASKCAAHWYTVNYREAYGLFACNGILFNHESPRRGENFVTRKITRAVGRIKIGLQNKLFLGNLQASRDWGFAGDYVEAMWMMLQQEKPDDYVVATEESHTVEEFLQVAFGYVGLNWKDHVVIDKRYFRPAEVDNLKGDSSKARKVLGWKPKVGFEQLVRMMVDEDIELAKREKVLVDAGYMDAQQQP; translated from the coding sequence ATGGCAACCGAGAATAACAGTTCCAGGGTCGGATCTGGATCCGGATCTCATTCTGTCAACGGCGACGCGGCTCCTGACCGCAAGATCGCGTTGATCACTGGCATCACTGGTCAAGATGGTTCCTACCTGACCGAATTCCTCCTCAACAAAGGCTATGAAGTCCATGGCTTGATCCGCCGCTCTTCCAACTTCAATACGCAGCGTATCAACCACATCTACATTGATCCACATAACGCCCACAAGGCTCGGATGAAGCTCCATTACGCTGACCTCACCGACGCTTCCTCGCTTCGTCGCTGGCTCGATACTATTCGACCCGATGAGGTTTACAATCTGGCGGCTCAATCTCACGTGGCCGTCTCTTTTGAGATCCCTGATTATACAGCTGACGTGGTGGCTACGGGAGCTCTTCGCTTGTTGGAAGCCGTTAGATCCCATATCGCCGCCACGGGTCGGACCCATATCAAGTACTACCAAGCTGGATCGTCCGAAATGTTCGGATCCACCCCTCCTCCGCAATCTGAACATACCCCGTTTCACCCCAGATCTCCATACGCAGCTTCCAAATGCGCCGCGCATTGGTACACTGTGAATTACAGGGAAGCTTACGGTCTTTTCGCATGCAATGGGATTCTTTTTAACCACGAGTCCCCGAGGAGAGGAGAGAATTTCGTGACCCGGAAAATCACCCGGGCCGTTGGGAGGATCAAGATTGGGTTGCAAAACAAGTTGTTTTTGGGGAACCTTCAAGCTTCGAGGGATTGGGGTTTTGCCGGGGATTACGTGGAAGCTATGTGGATGATGCTGCAACAAGAGAAGCCGGACGATTACGTGGTGGCGACGGAGGAATCGCATACGGTGGAGGAGTTTTTGCAAGTGGCATTTGGGTATGTTGGGTTGAACTGGAAAGATCATGTTGTGATTGATAAGAGGTATTTTAGGCCTGCCGAGGTGGATAACCTGAAAGGTGATTCAAGTAAGGCAAGGAAAGTTCTTGGGTGGAAACCCAAAGTTGGGTTTGAGCAATTGGTGAGGATGATGGTTGATGAAGATATCGAGTTGGCTAAGAGGGAGAAAGTACTGGTCGATGCTGGTTATATGGATGCCCAACAACAGCCTTAA